One stretch of Halobaculum marinum DNA includes these proteins:
- a CDS encoding HVO_0758 family zinc finger protein, translated as MKSTRKGLRKGELEKDNYERLLCAECDKSLAKENPPDEVYSVRRCPDCGREWKELR; from the coding sequence GTGAAATCGACACGGAAGGGGCTCCGGAAGGGCGAGTTGGAGAAGGACAACTACGAACGACTGCTGTGTGCAGAGTGCGACAAGTCGCTCGCGAAAGAGAACCCACCGGACGAGGTGTACTCGGTCCGCCGGTGCCCGGACTGCGGGCGTGAGTGGAAGGAACTGCGCTGA
- a CDS encoding ABC transporter ATP-binding protein, translated as MPAITIDSLRKEYGDAVAVDDLSLTVERGEVFGFLGPNGAGKSTTIDTLLGYVRPTAGTVTILGHDAVAESRAIRQRVGVLPDGYALYERLTAREHLKLAASFRAADDDPEAVLERVGLVDAADRRAGNFSKGMTQRLALGMALVGDPDVLLFDEPSTGLDPTGVAELRRIVAEEAAGGTTVFFSSHDLAQVEATCDRVAILGDGRLLAVDTVAGLRDRYGASVTLSIEATPLPDSDVLGSIEGVRGVSLEDDRLVCRCRDAESKVRALRAVFDADVEVFDVDTESASLEDLFAASVGDDAPPSASAPSATVTAETGGTQ; from the coding sequence ATGCCTGCCATCACCATCGACTCGCTCCGCAAGGAGTACGGCGACGCCGTCGCCGTCGACGACCTCTCGCTCACGGTCGAACGCGGCGAGGTGTTCGGGTTCCTCGGTCCCAACGGTGCCGGGAAGTCGACGACGATCGACACCCTCCTCGGCTACGTTCGCCCGACAGCGGGCACCGTCACCATCCTCGGACACGACGCCGTCGCCGAGTCTCGTGCGATCCGCCAGCGTGTCGGCGTCCTCCCCGACGGGTACGCGCTGTACGAACGGCTGACCGCCCGCGAACACCTCAAGCTCGCCGCCTCCTTCCGAGCCGCGGACGACGATCCGGAGGCCGTCCTCGAACGTGTTGGCCTGGTCGACGCCGCCGACCGCCGCGCGGGCAACTTCTCGAAGGGCATGACCCAGCGGCTCGCGCTCGGGATGGCGCTCGTCGGCGACCCCGACGTGCTCCTGTTCGACGAGCCCTCGACGGGGCTCGACCCGACCGGCGTCGCCGAGCTCAGACGGATCGTCGCCGAAGAGGCCGCCGGCGGCACGACCGTGTTCTTCTCTAGTCACGACCTCGCGCAGGTGGAGGCGACCTGCGATCGGGTCGCCATCCTCGGTGACGGCCGACTTCTCGCGGTCGACACCGTGGCCGGGCTCCGCGACCGGTACGGCGCGTCTGTGACGCTCTCGATCGAGGCGACGCCGCTCCCCGACTCGGACGTGCTCGGGTCGATCGAGGGGGTGCGTGGTGTCTCCCTCGAGGACGACCGCCTCGTCTGTCGGTGTCGCGACGCCGAGTCGAAGGTCCGGGCGCTCCGTGCGGTGTTCGACGCCGACGTGGAGGTGTTCGACGTCGACACCGAGTCCGCGTCGCTGGAGGATCTCTTCGCCGCCTCCGTCGGCGACGACGCGCCTCCGTCGGCGTCCGCACCGAGCGCCACGGTCACCGCAGAGACCGGAGGTACGCAGTGA
- a CDS encoding ABC transporter permease, whose protein sequence is MSALGVARVDLRTAARSRMVWWLTAVLTALSVVGVSLVALLDVEGATVVDAVGPLSLPAVLLVPLAAIVVGYEAVVGERRSGSLKVLLGFPVSRAAVVVGKVTARASTVTLAVVVAFGVAGAVAAVLYDGVPAGRYLAFTLATIGLGVAFVGLSVGISTAVATHGRALALAVGSYLLLVLFWKPVVAGVHYAATGAVPGNEVPAWYLLLERVSPTVAYDVLTRAALDTSATASVFAVRPPAASAASVSAQLGGAPVPWYLSNLAAVLVVCAWTVLPVAVGLVRFRRRDL, encoded by the coding sequence GTGAGCGCGCTCGGCGTCGCGCGGGTCGACCTCCGGACCGCCGCGCGCTCACGGATGGTGTGGTGGCTGACGGCCGTGCTCACCGCGTTGTCGGTGGTTGGCGTGTCGCTGGTCGCCCTCCTCGATGTCGAGGGAGCGACGGTCGTCGACGCCGTCGGCCCGCTGTCGCTCCCCGCGGTCCTGTTGGTCCCCCTCGCGGCCATCGTCGTCGGCTACGAGGCGGTCGTCGGCGAGCGTCGGTCTGGCAGCCTGAAGGTGCTCCTCGGATTCCCTGTCTCCCGGGCAGCCGTCGTCGTGGGGAAGGTGACCGCCCGGGCTTCGACGGTGACACTGGCGGTCGTCGTCGCGTTCGGCGTCGCCGGTGCCGTCGCAGCGGTCCTCTACGACGGCGTGCCGGCGGGTCGCTACCTCGCCTTCACACTCGCGACCATCGGGCTCGGCGTCGCGTTCGTTGGGCTCTCCGTCGGCATCTCGACGGCGGTCGCGACGCACGGTCGGGCGCTCGCACTCGCGGTCGGGTCGTATCTGCTGTTGGTGCTGTTCTGGAAACCGGTCGTCGCGGGCGTGCACTACGCCGCGACGGGCGCAGTCCCGGGAAACGAGGTACCTGCGTGGTACCTGCTGCTCGAACGAGTGTCGCCGACGGTCGCCTACGACGTGCTCACCCGGGCGGCGCTCGATACGTCGGCGACCGCCTCGGTGTTCGCTGTCAGACCGCCCGCGGCGAGCGCGGCGTCTGTGTCCGCCCAACTGGGCGGTGCCCCCGTCCCGTGGTACCTCTCGAATCTCGCCGCCGTGCTCGTTGTGTGTGCGTGGACTGTCCTCCCGGTCGCCGTCGGACTCGTGCGATTCCGACGGCGGGACCTCTGA
- a CDS encoding winged helix-turn-helix domain-containing protein, whose product MREENGGPDGVGDDELGAVVGVLDDPHARAILAETARSARSVDTLAERIDGSRSTLYRRVQRLVDLDLLAESQEIDPDGHHFSTYRARLDRVTVDLDDDGFTVAVERAPVEDDAVDRLNRLFERLNGP is encoded by the coding sequence ATGCGTGAGGAGAACGGTGGCCCCGACGGCGTCGGCGACGACGAGTTGGGGGCGGTCGTCGGCGTCCTCGACGACCCCCACGCCCGGGCGATTCTCGCCGAAACCGCGCGATCTGCCCGATCGGTCGACACGCTCGCTGAGCGGATCGACGGCTCCCGCTCGACACTGTACCGTCGGGTCCAGCGACTCGTCGACCTCGACCTCCTCGCCGAGAGCCAGGAGATCGACCCGGACGGTCACCACTTCAGCACGTACCGCGCCCGGCTCGACCGCGTGACGGTCGACCTCGACGACGACGGCTTCACCGTCGCCGTCGAGCGCGCCCCCGTCGAAGACGACGCCGTCGACCGACTGAACCGCCTGTTCGAACGTCTCAACGGACCATGA
- a CDS encoding DUF7521 family protein, whose protein sequence is MTRTHATLAGSSATVQLAPPLQAESTVTVPEPLVGLFIVSVGLSVLFGLATATLAVVRYRRRGDPSLRAFVVGLVLVAVAPLPFWVFLIGTIPPTVRGVVPPLFQTAGLLALLWAMYGTPDPDGRRLLRAITRGDLLVVALAVVAAAVTGVLTGQYEPDPAGVVGAAFVVGLSTVVAAQATRAAYRFRSRSMATLSLGVLLLATLPTPVGALLLATDSFAPSVVVGVVTGAILLGEAAMFATLASR, encoded by the coding sequence ATGACACGCACACACGCCACACTAGCCGGATCGTCGGCAACCGTCCAGCTCGCTCCGCCGCTCCAAGCCGAATCCACCGTCACGGTCCCCGAACCACTCGTGGGGCTGTTCATCGTTTCTGTCGGACTCTCGGTCCTGTTTGGCCTCGCGACGGCCACCCTCGCGGTCGTTCGCTACCGACGCCGAGGTGACCCGTCGCTGCGGGCGTTCGTCGTCGGACTGGTGCTGGTCGCGGTCGCGCCGCTCCCCTTTTGGGTGTTCCTGATCGGCACGATTCCGCCGACGGTGCGGGGGGTCGTCCCACCGCTGTTCCAGACCGCCGGCTTGCTCGCACTGCTGTGGGCGATGTACGGGACGCCCGACCCCGACGGTCGACGCTTGCTCCGCGCTATCACGAGGGGCGACCTCCTCGTGGTTGCCCTCGCCGTGGTCGCAGCGGCCGTCACGGGCGTCCTCACCGGGCAGTACGAACCCGATCCGGCGGGAGTCGTGGGTGCGGCGTTCGTCGTCGGGCTCTCGACGGTGGTCGCCGCGCAGGCGACGCGTGCTGCCTACCGGTTCCGATCCCGGTCGATGGCGACGCTCTCGCTCGGAGTGCTGTTACTCGCGACGCTTCCCACGCCCGTCGGCGCCCTGCTGCTCGCCACCGACTCGTTCGCCCCCAGCGTGGTCGTCGGCGTCGTCACCGGTGCGATCTTGCTCGGTGAGGCGGCGATGTTCGCAACGCTGGCCTCGCGGTGA